A window from Syntrophales bacterium encodes these proteins:
- a CDS encoding IS630 family transposase, which translates to MAEIELSVLKGQCLDRRIPDMATMQTQVAAWERDRNNSARKISWQFTTSDARIKLKRLYPNL; encoded by the coding sequence CATGGCGGAGATCGAACTCAGCGTTCTGAAAGGACAGTGCCTTGATCGCCGAATTCCCGACATGGCAACCATGCAAACTCAAGTGGCCGCATGGGAAAGAGACCGAAATAACAGTGCCAGAAAAATTTCCTGGCAATTTACGACATCGGACGCTCGGATCAAACTGAAGCGCCTTTATCCGAATTTATAG